Genomic DNA from Triticum dicoccoides isolate Atlit2015 ecotype Zavitan chromosome 4B, WEW_v2.0, whole genome shotgun sequence:
TTTTTCAATATTTTTTGCCATCTTTTTTATGCAACAATGGAAATTATGTTGAAACATAATTTGTTAAGTTTTATTCTATGTGTTTTGAAGTTTTGGTATTTTTTAGCTTCATAACGGTGTGGTCTACTCGTACCGACCTAGCTTAAAACAGAATTCTTAAGTTTTAAGTTCTGATCCATTTGAACATGATGGCAGTTTATTATACACATTATAGAAAAAATATATTTCATTTTGCTATTCAAAATCAGGTCCCAATTTTAGGTTTAAGGCTTGGTAGTAGTCAACAGGAAACTTGGGCTACTACAAATGACATTTCCTGATGAAAATTTGCAAGCATTGCAAACTTTGTCAATGTTTGTCCCtttaaaagttcaaaaaaattgaattatttacaaaaaaaattcttctgattttactgttcacccgagctcatatgagctCAGGCTATGAAACTACATGTCTGTTTCACAATGCATACtaagaaaaaaaatgattcctctatTAATCATGGCAAATGTATAAAAAATTGTAGTGTTTACATGGAAATATCTACATTACAAAAGATAGTGTATGTCAAAAAATTTCCATGGAAATAAATttgatatttgaaaaaaaaatagcaTGATGTGAACAATAAATTATATTTGTCATGGTCTCTATGATAATTTTCTCATCATAGCTTCACGTTTCAGCTCTGCAAACTGCGATGTATCATGACCATCTTCGCCTACAACCCCAGTCGTAACAAGGCTCCTAACACGTACAACTGCGTGACAAGCTAATTGATCACCTAAAATACATGTGCAATTCAAACAAAACTTGCATATACGAAATGCCAGGATAAGTGCTAACACGGGAGGCTTATGTATACTAAAAAACTGCTAGACCTAAGAGCATAATCATAAGGGGTGTAACTTACGGATGAGATCCTCAACTAACCACCCACTAACCCCCTCTGAATTTCTCGGTGGGGCTCGGTGATAACCACGAGAATCTGTAATCGTCAAATCGTAAGTGTAGCATTGCTCTGTCTATATAGTTGACTGCTTTCAATATTTTAAATGGCCACTATATGTATGCCTATCTTGGAGTGTATTAAAGCTTTTGATACCACACAACACACTCTTACAATGGTCGCCGCAGCTGCATGCACACTGACTGCTCAATTAGCTACTGGATATGGTTGCTGCTGGTTCTCACCACAGCATAGAGACGGTAATTGTTGTATCTGTGCTCTCATAACGGGATTCCCCGCCACTTCATGAATAATTCCATGTCGTCGGCATCCTTGTGGATTGCAGAGGGGGCGCGTTTCGCACATTCACGTCAAGGGGCAACATCCTGTACTCGATGTTGAGGTCCTTCAAGACTCTGATCATCTCTTGGAGCACGAGTTCCCTCCTCACGAACCTCATCCCCATGTCCTGGAAGTTGAGTGTGTGCCGGAGCCATATCGACACTTTTAGCTTGTTGGTGTCATCCACATCCCGGAGGACAACCATCGCACCGGGGTACCAATGTTCCTTCTTACTGTCAATGTAACTGGatcataggaagaaaagaaaactaCTATTAGTCCAATCTGATGTGGCAAAAGATCAGTAGCAAATGGCACTGTGTTTCCCAATTTGTGAACATACGTGAAACTGAGACGACAGAAGAACTGGTACGCACCGTAGTATTCTTTCCTTCATGAGCGCCAGTTTTTCCAGTGGGGTGGCAACATGGACAGAGAAGTCAACTCCTTCTCCCATATCAGGACTCCTGTAGAAATTAAAAATTGGTTTGGTGGCCAACACACTGTTTGGGTAATAGATCTTCAAGTTATCATAACGAAGAAAGATTGTTGTCATGATATTCATTTCCTCCACAACGACCTGAAATTCAAATGCTTACAACGTCAATTGACAAATGCAAGGTAATATCCGATTACATAAAAAAGTAGCGCCGATTTTACAGCGGTCACCGGCGTCGAAAGGATGCATTATGAATATATTCAATACCTGAACCTCTTCAATTTCACAGCGATCACCGACGTCAAAAGGATGCATCACGAATAAGAAGATAATTGCCTCAAAAATCGTCTTCAAGGTATTTCCGAAAACAAACACTGCCACAAGAAGCTGTGAACTGAGGAAGACAAAGAAATGTGTCGTCGCTACACCGAGAATTAGAAGCCAAAGAGCAAACACTATGAGGCCAACAACAACATTGGCCATCTGGTTGAGCTTGTTAACTGCTGTTTTTGTATCATTAAGTGTTAGGGCAAGAGCTTTGCGCTCTCTAAATGCATTCACCTACAGAACGAACCATATGATATAACGTTAGAAATGACATCTTGATGGTCGATGCAACTAAGATAGCAGGGTCAATAATAAGATCAGTACCACCCAGTTCTTCATAGACTTCTTGCCGACCCTACAGTGCTCCTGTGCTCCTTCAAAAAGATGCATAGCTTTGATGGCTTCCTCCTGCTTCATGAAGCGCATCATGTCTGCCAAGTATATGTGCCTGCATTATTATTTATACATTTACGATTAAGAATCAGAATTAGTAAATTACTTGTCACAATCCTGAGAactaagtagtgatctaaacgatcttatattactTTAGAAAGGGAGTATTATTGTGAAGTTTTATAATTTGTCATTCCACTTTTGTAGTTGACAGTTTGTCACTGGACACGGAAGTGCACTATAAAGTTGTCTAACAATTATGTAGCATGCTTTTtatgaaattaaaaaaaaaatgCTGTACAGTCTGTACTATATAGGTCTATTTCTTGAGCTCAAAATTCCTAGAGCCTGGACAATAGGAATATAAAATGATGTAACCTGAAAGCAGAAATGCTTACTTGGATCCCGGCTTGGCTACGTTATGAAAGATCTTTTTGGCGGCGAGCTGCGCCTCATATTCACTGCGAATCTGTGTCCCTGACTCAGCCCCTTCCCCTGTTGTTGCCTGCTGGATCTGCTCGTCCATTGTGGCGAGCGTCTCAAAACGAACAATCTTCACCAGCCTCTTCATGTTCCATGCCGAAACGTTTCTCTGGTTGAGCCTATGGAGCTTGTCAATGGTGATCCCTTCATCAGCCTCACGCCGCTTCTTCTCATTGGACAGCGGACTGAATCCCCTGGAAATCAAACCCGAGACCCGGGTGCCCCTTTGCCCCGACAGGTTCTTGGTTGGCAAGGCGGGGTGCAGCTCTTTCGGGATGTCTGCGCCGGCGCGCTGGAGCTCGCGCACCTCGGCGATCACGTAGTCTTCGTCGACCAGCTGTGGCCCGGAGAGCGTGTCGATGACGTACTGGTTGAAGAGCGCCTCCTGGATCCGATCAAAGTAGGTAGAGACATGGAAGGACGAGGCGAGCACCTTGAGGAGAAGCGTCTTGACGAGGCGGACGAGCGTGGCGACGAGGAGGCAGAGTAGCACCTTGGTCACGTAGGGCAGCACTGCGGTGTGGACGTTCTCGACGAAGAGGAAGTGCCAGGAGGCGAGCACCATGCCGAGCCAGAGCGCGTTCTGCACGGCGCCGCGCACGCCGTAGACGAAGTAGAGCACGCGCTTGCGCAGCACGAAGTTGCGCTCCACGCAGAAGACCGCGATCCGGATGACCCAGCCGGAGACGAGGCGACCGCAGATGAGCACCAACACGAGGAGCTCCCACTTCCAGAGGTGCAGCTCCCAGAGCCGCTTCCGTGACAGCGGCCTTATCGCGAGGCTGCACGCCAGTGCCCCGAT
This window encodes:
- the LOC119291993 gene encoding mechanosensitive ion channel protein 6-like, which codes for MDQVQRKSILRSAKPLSRTRSEERPMLSDLGQRREVVLNIDGNGNGPGADVVGAAAKPTASRTMSTATSSPAQGWADASFDFWRNEGGPARRVDDFSFKNRPASPQPQASSPSISPKKKAVEAGEDPPTRLIGNFLRKQKAAGAELLLDLDMEMDDIGRSSHSHAFSSNSREQEAPRVSFKDRQRSSSSSSGSDSDTGGGPRSAGDDGVRNTSTPTPAGPRPLLRAKTRSRLMDPPPQSPAAVDEERKKSSGMRPPKSGQFSGRMTGKSGQWRKSGPIEEEEEDPFIDDDIPDDFNRGKLDALTILQWVSLVIIIGALACSLAIRPLSRKRLWELHLWKWELLVLVLICGRLVSGWVIRIAVFCVERNFVLRKRVLYFVYGVRGAVQNALWLGMVLASWHFLFVENVHTAVLPYVTKVLLCLLVATLVRLVKTLLLKVLASSFHVSTYFDRIQEALFNQYVIDTLSGPQLVDEDYVIAEVRELQRAGADIPKELHPALPTKNLSGQRGTRVSGLISRGFSPLSNEKKRREADEGITIDKLHRLNQRNVSAWNMKRLVKIVRFETLATMDEQIQQATTGEGAESGTQIRSEYEAQLAAKKIFHNVAKPGSKHIYLADMMRFMKQEEAIKAMHLFEGAQEHCRVGKKSMKNWVVNAFRERKALALTLNDTKTAVNKLNQMANVVVGLIVFALWLLILGVATTHFFVFLSSQLLVAVFVFGNTLKTIFEAIIFLFVMHPFDVGDRCEIEEVQVVVEEMNIMTTIFLRYDNLKIYYPNSVLATKPIFNFYRSPDMGEGVDFSVHVATPLEKLALMKERILRYIDSKKEHWYPGAMVVLRDVDDTNKLKVSIWLRHTLNFQDMGMRFVRRELVLQEMIRVLKDLNIEYRMLPLDVNVRNAPPLQSTRMPTTWNYS